A portion of the Halogeometricum sp. S1BR25-6 genome contains these proteins:
- a CDS encoding AI-2E family transporter, translated as MQFGFTSTIDRSRAMWWLLGLAIFLVLAFVAEAYLGTFMLGLFLYYATRPVYNRIRHRVGQESLGAAAALLVLSLPIVILVGYTALVAFQELSAFVGQNQDGLWATLEPYLGSFDAVRNPNELLGTLLEDPRALFGVTDTATVGTLLASLAGTASFVLGAALQLFIAFAFAFYLLRDDRRLASWTRENLSGEGGVVNAYMAAVDRDLKTIYFGNILNAFAIAVIAAVSYNVINLFAPASMSIPSPTLLGALTGAGSLIPVVGMKIVYVPVTILLAVEAALTDPATLWVALVYGGVSLVIVDTIPDFLLRPYVSGRNLHTGTVMFAYIIGPALFGWYGLFLGPLLLVVGVHFFRIVLPELVTGEPLDPDARGDNPLRSDDDQRTIAEFGPTASDDD; from the coding sequence ATGCAGTTCGGCTTCACTTCGACGATCGACCGCTCTCGGGCCATGTGGTGGTTGCTCGGACTCGCCATCTTCCTCGTCCTCGCGTTCGTCGCCGAGGCGTACTTGGGAACGTTCATGCTGGGCCTGTTTCTGTACTACGCGACGCGGCCCGTCTACAACCGTATCCGGCACCGCGTCGGCCAAGAGAGCCTCGGCGCCGCCGCGGCGCTGCTCGTGCTATCGCTCCCCATCGTCATCCTCGTGGGCTACACCGCGCTGGTCGCCTTCCAGGAACTGAGCGCGTTCGTCGGGCAGAACCAAGACGGTCTGTGGGCGACGCTGGAACCGTACCTCGGTTCGTTCGACGCGGTCAGAAACCCCAACGAACTGCTCGGGACGCTCCTCGAAGACCCGCGCGCGCTGTTCGGCGTGACCGACACGGCGACCGTCGGCACGCTCCTCGCCTCGCTCGCCGGGACGGCGTCGTTCGTCCTCGGCGCGGCCCTGCAACTGTTCATCGCCTTCGCCTTCGCGTTCTACCTGTTGCGCGACGACCGGCGTCTCGCCTCGTGGACGCGCGAGAACCTCTCGGGCGAGGGCGGCGTCGTCAACGCCTACATGGCCGCCGTCGACCGCGACCTGAAGACCATCTACTTCGGCAACATCCTCAACGCGTTCGCCATCGCCGTCATCGCCGCTGTCTCCTACAACGTCATCAACCTGTTCGCGCCCGCCTCGATGTCCATCCCGTCGCCGACGCTTCTGGGCGCACTGACGGGCGCGGGCAGCCTCATCCCCGTCGTCGGGATGAAAATCGTGTACGTGCCGGTGACGATTCTTCTGGCCGTCGAGGCCGCCCTGACCGACCCCGCGACGCTGTGGGTCGCGCTAGTGTACGGCGGCGTCTCGCTCGTCATCGTCGACACCATCCCCGACTTCCTGCTCCGCCCGTACGTCTCCGGGCGCAACCTCCACACCGGGACGGTGATGTTCGCCTACATCATCGGCCCCGCGCTGTTCGGCTGGTACGGCCTGTTCTTGGGTCCCCTGCTCCTCGTCGTCGGCGTCCACTTCTTCCGCATCGTCCTCCCCGAGTTGGTCACCGGGGAACCGCTGGACCCCGACGCGCGCGGCGACAATCCGCTCCGAAGCGACGACGACCAGCGGACCATCGCCGAGTTCGGACCGACGGCCTCGGACGACGACTGA